The following coding sequences are from one Rutidosis leptorrhynchoides isolate AG116_Rl617_1_P2 chromosome 11, CSIRO_AGI_Rlap_v1, whole genome shotgun sequence window:
- the LOC139875371 gene encoding uncharacterized mitochondrial protein AtMg01250-like → MRSSRQQGIIFKADFEKAFDSLNWEFLMEVMTCMGFGTKWRKWILSCLKSATISILINGSPTREFSMGRGVRQGDPLSPFLFILATDGLNILTKAAIDKNLFRGVEIGRDKVLISHLQYAEDTIFFGEWSSSNARNLINILKCFELASGLKVNFQKSCLYGVGVCTSDVEGLARRMGFLDRNFPFIYLGLSIGAKNLVIGIR, encoded by the coding sequence ATGAGATCAAGTAGACAACAAGGTATTATTTTCAAGGCCGATTTTGAAAAAGCTTTCGATAGTTTGAATTGGGAATTTCTTATGGAGGTAATGACTTGTATGGGGTTTGGTACAAAGTGGAGAAAGTGGATATTATCATGTCTCAAATCGGCAACTATCTCAATTCTAATTAATGGGTCACCCACTCGAGAGTTCTCCATGGGAAGAGGGGTTCGACAAGGAGACCCCTTATCCCCTTTTCTTTTTATTCTAGCCACAGATGGTCTTAACATTCTTACCAAAGCCGCGATCGATAAAAACCTTTTTAGGGGTGTTGAAATAGGTAGGGATAAAGTATTGATCTCCCATCTTCAATATGCGGAAGATACTATTTTCTTTGGTGAATGGTCTAGTTCGAACGCACGCAATCTTATTAATATTTTAAAGTGTTTTGAATTGGCTTCGGGTTTAAAAGTCAACTTCCAAAAAAGTTGCCTTTATGGGGTAGGAGTCTGCACGTCTGATGTAGAAGGGTTGGCTCGGCGTATGGGATTTCTTGACAGGAATTTCCCTTTTATCTATCTAGGCCTATCAATTGGTGCAAAAAACTTAGTGATTGGAATCCGGTGA